In one window of Hemicordylus capensis ecotype Gifberg chromosome 10, rHemCap1.1.pri, whole genome shotgun sequence DNA:
- the C10H15orf39 gene encoding uncharacterized protein C15orf39 homolog isoform X1 codes for MRLWGGTLPAGSDGPKAPPRQPEQISRRPSETRDREGRMMAEKRCPEPVGSLTYSKLPRLEAHQGHVLTEGLCQSSMLPAGGHYRYKGSYLAYSLQCPEGPEAMAHWSPMEGYVHCAEGAISQAPGTEKAVCMLYRQEPESFGTRLQPSREEKAKDCLARDTHPTQEKWASYLDHPALAPQGWIHGFSVQHPSRAPLGCPTLAAPKPVYRNHVYCTDPGYRPKGSMALAVQTESSSQRPLDAEWALPPLGHPIRGESPSCKTATPPKAHAPESGFLRLQPGPQDTEGAPPGFSPYRKPLEKCHPALGASFLEGTYPAVYNSPKTAPEVRGDSPSKPAWSQLPPPPASPLGNPQTLVYPDRSSACYPFPPYPVTSHEHMLLYHQSCAQAEKQNSVYSLPACKGFLSPGREEAPILPRSYIPPAPRSYYPSHLESYLYRTVGSPPVAPPSSDRDQGFPHNARARVDFVPQNPVSACALAEKAPYCGLLPGRDGLWDWRESGKSTRPVAESVLHAAPQTLAFQPLQPGDRLPGCFGGYGQTRAGLCHLERRSGTEQEPSCTHNKSSAAPEIKKKPVHKAESGACIVISDSPVATQDSSPKGDLPKNIPPGSNSSLQNTGQASEEEAKSVGKPEGSPPPSSPPMPVINNVFSLAPYREYLEGSAGIPFSKACRDEKPGCKRMASKCSPRPASVETSEASRAPLPEGKETAGNVLMEVGQKVPASNCAVIERGGGRDSLGSWESGRLGLLPQNGPVMNRLAPAGGVNSRVGDLAREDRVLDLSLKPEGLVGVPISQKPVGKTEALEKVSPESKVEEGKEAPAQRPEANSSARVLSVTKSNFHSSAAFLFKKFRILKSHTAAGAGSRAPPSCSSPLQPSAQIAVVAHSFSLQQGSEQAAVCQGSVLVQQSSVPVPGGQISVRPAAQPTATWPLPVQQTAQPKQKRLAVTPPEASKALPLSTPAGSPVLGEAGDPPPASCDSLAQQNSPWQYFTALHTAICAAVSSSVSTSSPEQLEAWLKQAEPSEDELREKAVGPAKHRKASEAPKPAKGKEIWLAFQDVALLLNKLLAQLETFLLTRKCPFPHVVRAGTIFIPIHTVKEKLFPSLSGAAVDHVLQGHKVELRPTTLTEEKLLRDLKLKNCTSRMLKLLALKQLPDIYPDLLNLHWHDCVRRQLGDAGLGILNSSGSDSAEVEVKVTQVTRCIQSTSPESSSQDFRGQPKQGPNWESASDSPSVPPTSPTPAKLQGSPSPCTEKNALQKEATSLPQEDTCPVALKAKGHTGSKSQLFQARKRPRTLQVKLSNKVARNTSTSKVLRLQKSVVHIKFQNALQDIQGPPVCTDAGKKRKKLLVKSFRQRRRGGRSSALSPSHPELVGKRIRHLYEEKDKTEAWYRGVVLRVHKRHKNPLKTVYEVKYDSEPEWQYYLEILQDYKRGWLEVDE; via the exons CCTGAGCAGATCTCCCGCCGCCCGTCCGAAACCAGAGACCGAGAGGGCCGTATGATGGCAGAGAAGCGGTGTCCGGAGCCGGTGGGGTCCCTGACGTACAGCAAGCTGCCTCGGCTGGAAGCCCATCAAGGTCATGTCCTCACGGAGGGCTTGTGCCAGTCCAGCATGCTGCCGGCTGGAGGCCATTACAGGTACAAAGGCAGCTACCTTGCGTACTCGCTCCAGTGCCCTGAGGGGCCCGAGGCCATGGCACACTGGAGTCCCATGGAGGGCTACGTGCACTGCGCAGAGGGTGCCATAAGCCAGGCGCCCGGGACGGAGAAGGCCGTTTGCATGCTGTACAGGCAGGAGCCCGAAAGCTTTGGGACCCGGCTGCAGCCTTCCCGGGAGGAGAAAGCCAAGGATTGCCTCGCTCGAGACACGCACCCGACTCAGGAGAAATGGGCCAGTTATTTGGACCATCCCGCCCTTGCTCCGCAGGGCTGGATCCACGGTTTCTCGGTGCAGCACCCTTCCCGAGCGCCATTGGGTTGCCCGACCTTAGCTGCCCCCAAACCGGTCTACCGAAACCACGTTTATTGCACGGATCCCGGCTACAGACCCAAAGGCTCCATGGCACTGGCCGTGCAGACAGAAAGCTCATCCCAGCGGCCTCTGGACGCGGAGTGGGCACTGCCACCTTTAGGGCACCCGATTCGCGGGGAGAGCCCAAGCTGCAAAACTGCGACGCCCCCCAAAGCCCACGCTCCAGAGTCCGGCTTCCTGCGGTTACAGCCAGGTCCCCAAGACACCGAGGGGGCCCCTCCTGGCTTTTCACCCTATCGCAAGCCATTGGAAaaatgccatccggccctgggtgcctcctttctggaAGGAACCTACCCTGCAGTGTATAACAGTCCGAAAACCGCCCCAGAGGTGCGGGGCGACAGTCCCAGCAAGCCTGCATGGTCTCaactacctcctcctcctgccagcccgcTGGGCAATCCCCAGACTCTGGTGTATCCAGATAGGTCCTCTGCCTGTTACCCATTCCCTCCGTACCCAGTAACTTCACATGAGCACATGTTGTTGTATCATCAAAGCTGTGCGCAGGCGGAAAAGCAGAACTCTGTGTATTCCTTGCCGGCTTGCAAGGGCTTCCTTTCCCCAGGCCGCGAGGAAGCCCCGATTCTTCCCAGATCGTATATTCCACCAGCGCCTAGAAGCTATTATCCTAGTCACCTCGAGAGCTATCTCTACAGGACAGTTGGCTCCCCACCAGTGGCTCCTCCTAGCTCCGACAGGGACCAGGGGTTTCCACACAACGCCAGGGCCCGGGTGGATTTTGTTCCACAGAACCCCGTCTCTGCATGTGCCTTGGCCGAAAAAGCTCCCTACTGTGGCTTGCTGCCCGGCAGAGACGGCCTTTGGGACTGGCGGGAGAGCGGCAAAAGCACGAGACCCGTCGCCGAGAGCGTTCTGCATGCCGCTCCCCAGACGCTGGCTTTTCAGCCCCTACAGCCTGGAGACCGCTTGCCTGGCTGTTTTGGTGGCTACGGGCAAACGCGGGCGGGCCTTTGTCATTTGGAAAGGCGCAGTGGGACCGAACAGGAGCCTTCATGCACACACAACAAGTCCAGCGCGGCCCCTGAAATCAAGAAGAAACCGGTCCACAAAGCCGAGTCGGGAGCATGCATCGTGATTTCGGACAGCCCCGTGGCAACCCAGGACTCCAGCCCCAAAGGAGATCTGCCGAAAAACATCCCCCCGGGTTCTAATTCCTCTCTCCAGAATACGGGGCAGGCCTCTGAGGAAGAAGCAAAGAGTGTGGGGAAACCAGAGGGCTCCCCGCCTCCGTCCTCCCCGCCCATGCCAGTGATCAACAATGTCTTCAGCTTGGCACCTTACCGAGAGTACCTTGAGGGGTCTGCGGGGATCCCTTTCTCGAAAGCCTGCCGGGATGAGAAACCCGGCTGCAAGCGGATGGCTAGCAAATGCTCCCCTCGGCCTGCCTCTGTGGAGACGTCGGAAGCGTCCCGGGCGCCGCTTCCGGAGGGGAAAGAAACTGCCGGTAACGTCCTAATGGAGGTGGGTCAAAAGGTTCCCGCTAGCAACTGTGCAGTGATAGAGAGAGGCGGCGGAAGAGATTCCCTCGGGTCTTGGGAAAGCGGCAGGCTTGGGCTGCTGCCTCAAAATGGGCCTGTGATGAATCGGCTGGCCCCAGCAGGTGGCGTGAACAGCAGGGTCGGGGATCTTGCCAGAGAAGACCGTGTGCTAGACCTTAGCTTGAAACCGGAAGGATTGGTGGGAGTGCCCATTTCCCAGAAGCCGGTTGGAAAGACTGAGGCTCTCGAAAAGGTGAGTCCAGAGAGCAAAGTTGAAGAGGGAAAGGAGGCCCCAGCCCAAAGGCCGGAGGCTAATTCGAGCGCCAGAGTGCTGTCAGTGACAAAGAGCAATTTCCACAGTTCTGCGGCGTTCCTGTTCAAAAAATTCAGGATCCTGAAATCTCACACAGCGGCCGGGGCAGGCTCCCGGGCGCCTCCGAGCTGCTCCTCCCCCTTGCAGCCAAGCGCCCAAATCGCTGTCGTGGCCCACAGCTTCTCGCTGCAACAAGGCTCCGAGCAAGCGGCCGTTTGCCAGGGCAGCGTCCTCGTTCAACAGAGCTCTGTGCCGGTGCCAGGTGGGCAGATCTCTGTGCGGCCGGCTGCCCAGCCGACGGCAACGTGGCCGCTTCCTGTGCAGCAAACTGCCCAGCCTAAGCAAAAGCGTCTCGCCGTCACGCCGCCGGAGGCTTCGAAAGCTCTGCCTCTGAGCACCCCGGCCGGCTCCCCTGTTCTCGGAGAAGCCGGtgacccaccccccgccagctgtgACTCTCTTGCCCAGCAGAACTCGCCCTGGCAGTATTTCACTGCGCTGCACACCGCCATCTGCGCCGCCGTTTCCTCCTCCGTGTCTACCTCTTCCCCGGAGCAGCTGGAGGCGTGGCTGAAGCAGGCCGAGCCCAGTGAAGACGAGCTCCGAGAGAAGGCCGTGGGTCCCGCCAAGCACAGGAAGGCCTCCGAAGCCCCGAAGCCAGCCAAGGGCAAGGAGATCTGGCTGGCCTTCCAGGACGTGGCCTTGCTCCTCAACAAGCTCCTGGCTCAGCTGGAGACCTTCCTCCTGACGCGCAAATGCCCCTTCCCCCACGTGGTCCGGGCGGGCACCATCTTCATCCCCATCCACACGGTGAAGGAGAAGCTCTTCCCCAGCCTCTCGGGCGCGGCGGTGGACCACGTCTTGCAGGGCCACAAGGTGGAGTTGCGTCCCACCACCCTGACCGAGGAGAAGCTGCTGAGAGACTTGAAGCTGAAGAACTGTACCTCCCGGATGCTGAAGCTGCTGGCACTGAAACAGCTGCCGGACATCTACCCAGATCTGCTGAACCTCCACTGGCACGACTGTGTCAGGCGACAGCTGG GTGATGCTGGCCTGGGTATCCTGAACAGCAGCGGCAGCGATTCAGCAGAAGTTGAGGTGAAGGTGACCCAAGTGACCAGATGTATACAGAGCACAAGCCCAGAGTCCTCCAGCCAGGACTTCAGAGGGCAACCGAAGCAAGGCCCAAACTGGGAATCTGCAAGTGACTCTCCATCTGTGCCCCCCACGAGCCCCACACCAGCAAAGCTTCAGGGCTCCCCTTCGCCCTGCACTGAAAAGAATGCCCTACAAAAGGAAGCAACGTCTCTGCCTCAGGAAGACACTTGCCCTGTGGCGCTGAAGGCGAAAGGACACACTGGTTCTAAAAGCCAGCTTTTCCAAGCCCGTAAGCGACCCAGGACCCTCCAGGTAAAACTGAGCAATAAGGTTGCCAGGAATACAAGCACCTCAAAGGTCCTCCGTCTTCAGAAGTCTGTTGTCCACATCAAATTTCAGAATGCCCTTCAAGACATCCAAGGGCCTCCTGTCTGTACCGATGCAGGGAAGAAACGGAAAAAGCTACTCGTGAAGAGCTTCCGGCAACGAAGGCGTGGTGGGAGAAGCTCGGCTTTGAGTCCCAGTCACCCAGAATTGGTTGGCAAGCGGATCAGGCACTTGTATGAGGAGAAGGACAAGACAGAGGCCTGGTACCGGGGGGTGGTGTTGAGGGTTCACAAGCGCCACAAAAACCCTCTGAAGACGGTGTACGAGGTGAAATACGACAGTGAACCCGAGTGGCAATATTACCTTGAGATTCTGCAAGACTACAAGAGAGGCTGGCTGGAAGTGGATGAGTGA
- the C10H15orf39 gene encoding uncharacterized protein C15orf39 homolog isoform X3: MMAEKRCPEPVGSLTYSKLPRLEAHQGHVLTEGLCQSSMLPAGGHYRYKGSYLAYSLQCPEGPEAMAHWSPMEGYVHCAEGAISQAPGTEKAVCMLYRQEPESFGTRLQPSREEKAKDCLARDTHPTQEKWASYLDHPALAPQGWIHGFSVQHPSRAPLGCPTLAAPKPVYRNHVYCTDPGYRPKGSMALAVQTESSSQRPLDAEWALPPLGHPIRGESPSCKTATPPKAHAPESGFLRLQPGPQDTEGAPPGFSPYRKPLEKCHPALGASFLEGTYPAVYNSPKTAPEVRGDSPSKPAWSQLPPPPASPLGNPQTLVYPDRSSACYPFPPYPVTSHEHMLLYHQSCAQAEKQNSVYSLPACKGFLSPGREEAPILPRSYIPPAPRSYYPSHLESYLYRTVGSPPVAPPSSDRDQGFPHNARARVDFVPQNPVSACALAEKAPYCGLLPGRDGLWDWRESGKSTRPVAESVLHAAPQTLAFQPLQPGDRLPGCFGGYGQTRAGLCHLERRSGTEQEPSCTHNKSSAAPEIKKKPVHKAESGACIVISDSPVATQDSSPKGDLPKNIPPGSNSSLQNTGQASEEEAKSVGKPEGSPPPSSPPMPVINNVFSLAPYREYLEGSAGIPFSKACRDEKPGCKRMASKCSPRPASVETSEASRAPLPEGKETAGNVLMEVGQKVPASNCAVIERGGGRDSLGSWESGRLGLLPQNGPVMNRLAPAGGVNSRVGDLAREDRVLDLSLKPEGLVGVPISQKPVGKTEALEKVSPESKVEEGKEAPAQRPEANSSARVLSVTKSNFHSSAAFLFKKFRILKSHTAAGAGSRAPPSCSSPLQPSAQIAVVAHSFSLQQGSEQAAVCQGSVLVQQSSVPVPGGQISVRPAAQPTATWPLPVQQTAQPKQKRLAVTPPEASKALPLSTPAGSPVLGEAGDPPPASCDSLAQQNSPWQYFTALHTAICAAVSSSVSTSSPEQLEAWLKQAEPSEDELREKAVGPAKHRKASEAPKPAKGKEIWLAFQDVALLLNKLLAQLETFLLTRKCPFPHVVRAGTIFIPIHTVKEKLFPSLSGAAVDHVLQGHKVELRPTTLTEEKLLRDLKLKNCTSRMLKLLALKQLPDIYPDLLNLHWHDCVRRQLGDAGLGILNSSGSDSAEVEVKVTQVTRCIQSTSPESSSQDFRGQPKQGPNWESASDSPSVPPTSPTPAKLQGSPSPCTEKNALQKEATSLPQEDTCPVALKAKGHTGSKSQLFQARKRPRTLQVKLSNKVARNTSTSKVLRLQKSVVHIKFQNALQDIQGPPVCTDAGKKRKKLLVKSFRQRRRGGRSSALSPSHPELVGKRIRHLYEEKDKTEAWYRGVVLRVHKRHKNPLKTVYEVKYDSEPEWQYYLEILQDYKRGWLEVDE; encoded by the exons ATGATGGCAGAGAAGCGGTGTCCGGAGCCGGTGGGGTCCCTGACGTACAGCAAGCTGCCTCGGCTGGAAGCCCATCAAGGTCATGTCCTCACGGAGGGCTTGTGCCAGTCCAGCATGCTGCCGGCTGGAGGCCATTACAGGTACAAAGGCAGCTACCTTGCGTACTCGCTCCAGTGCCCTGAGGGGCCCGAGGCCATGGCACACTGGAGTCCCATGGAGGGCTACGTGCACTGCGCAGAGGGTGCCATAAGCCAGGCGCCCGGGACGGAGAAGGCCGTTTGCATGCTGTACAGGCAGGAGCCCGAAAGCTTTGGGACCCGGCTGCAGCCTTCCCGGGAGGAGAAAGCCAAGGATTGCCTCGCTCGAGACACGCACCCGACTCAGGAGAAATGGGCCAGTTATTTGGACCATCCCGCCCTTGCTCCGCAGGGCTGGATCCACGGTTTCTCGGTGCAGCACCCTTCCCGAGCGCCATTGGGTTGCCCGACCTTAGCTGCCCCCAAACCGGTCTACCGAAACCACGTTTATTGCACGGATCCCGGCTACAGACCCAAAGGCTCCATGGCACTGGCCGTGCAGACAGAAAGCTCATCCCAGCGGCCTCTGGACGCGGAGTGGGCACTGCCACCTTTAGGGCACCCGATTCGCGGGGAGAGCCCAAGCTGCAAAACTGCGACGCCCCCCAAAGCCCACGCTCCAGAGTCCGGCTTCCTGCGGTTACAGCCAGGTCCCCAAGACACCGAGGGGGCCCCTCCTGGCTTTTCACCCTATCGCAAGCCATTGGAAaaatgccatccggccctgggtgcctcctttctggaAGGAACCTACCCTGCAGTGTATAACAGTCCGAAAACCGCCCCAGAGGTGCGGGGCGACAGTCCCAGCAAGCCTGCATGGTCTCaactacctcctcctcctgccagcccgcTGGGCAATCCCCAGACTCTGGTGTATCCAGATAGGTCCTCTGCCTGTTACCCATTCCCTCCGTACCCAGTAACTTCACATGAGCACATGTTGTTGTATCATCAAAGCTGTGCGCAGGCGGAAAAGCAGAACTCTGTGTATTCCTTGCCGGCTTGCAAGGGCTTCCTTTCCCCAGGCCGCGAGGAAGCCCCGATTCTTCCCAGATCGTATATTCCACCAGCGCCTAGAAGCTATTATCCTAGTCACCTCGAGAGCTATCTCTACAGGACAGTTGGCTCCCCACCAGTGGCTCCTCCTAGCTCCGACAGGGACCAGGGGTTTCCACACAACGCCAGGGCCCGGGTGGATTTTGTTCCACAGAACCCCGTCTCTGCATGTGCCTTGGCCGAAAAAGCTCCCTACTGTGGCTTGCTGCCCGGCAGAGACGGCCTTTGGGACTGGCGGGAGAGCGGCAAAAGCACGAGACCCGTCGCCGAGAGCGTTCTGCATGCCGCTCCCCAGACGCTGGCTTTTCAGCCCCTACAGCCTGGAGACCGCTTGCCTGGCTGTTTTGGTGGCTACGGGCAAACGCGGGCGGGCCTTTGTCATTTGGAAAGGCGCAGTGGGACCGAACAGGAGCCTTCATGCACACACAACAAGTCCAGCGCGGCCCCTGAAATCAAGAAGAAACCGGTCCACAAAGCCGAGTCGGGAGCATGCATCGTGATTTCGGACAGCCCCGTGGCAACCCAGGACTCCAGCCCCAAAGGAGATCTGCCGAAAAACATCCCCCCGGGTTCTAATTCCTCTCTCCAGAATACGGGGCAGGCCTCTGAGGAAGAAGCAAAGAGTGTGGGGAAACCAGAGGGCTCCCCGCCTCCGTCCTCCCCGCCCATGCCAGTGATCAACAATGTCTTCAGCTTGGCACCTTACCGAGAGTACCTTGAGGGGTCTGCGGGGATCCCTTTCTCGAAAGCCTGCCGGGATGAGAAACCCGGCTGCAAGCGGATGGCTAGCAAATGCTCCCCTCGGCCTGCCTCTGTGGAGACGTCGGAAGCGTCCCGGGCGCCGCTTCCGGAGGGGAAAGAAACTGCCGGTAACGTCCTAATGGAGGTGGGTCAAAAGGTTCCCGCTAGCAACTGTGCAGTGATAGAGAGAGGCGGCGGAAGAGATTCCCTCGGGTCTTGGGAAAGCGGCAGGCTTGGGCTGCTGCCTCAAAATGGGCCTGTGATGAATCGGCTGGCCCCAGCAGGTGGCGTGAACAGCAGGGTCGGGGATCTTGCCAGAGAAGACCGTGTGCTAGACCTTAGCTTGAAACCGGAAGGATTGGTGGGAGTGCCCATTTCCCAGAAGCCGGTTGGAAAGACTGAGGCTCTCGAAAAGGTGAGTCCAGAGAGCAAAGTTGAAGAGGGAAAGGAGGCCCCAGCCCAAAGGCCGGAGGCTAATTCGAGCGCCAGAGTGCTGTCAGTGACAAAGAGCAATTTCCACAGTTCTGCGGCGTTCCTGTTCAAAAAATTCAGGATCCTGAAATCTCACACAGCGGCCGGGGCAGGCTCCCGGGCGCCTCCGAGCTGCTCCTCCCCCTTGCAGCCAAGCGCCCAAATCGCTGTCGTGGCCCACAGCTTCTCGCTGCAACAAGGCTCCGAGCAAGCGGCCGTTTGCCAGGGCAGCGTCCTCGTTCAACAGAGCTCTGTGCCGGTGCCAGGTGGGCAGATCTCTGTGCGGCCGGCTGCCCAGCCGACGGCAACGTGGCCGCTTCCTGTGCAGCAAACTGCCCAGCCTAAGCAAAAGCGTCTCGCCGTCACGCCGCCGGAGGCTTCGAAAGCTCTGCCTCTGAGCACCCCGGCCGGCTCCCCTGTTCTCGGAGAAGCCGGtgacccaccccccgccagctgtgACTCTCTTGCCCAGCAGAACTCGCCCTGGCAGTATTTCACTGCGCTGCACACCGCCATCTGCGCCGCCGTTTCCTCCTCCGTGTCTACCTCTTCCCCGGAGCAGCTGGAGGCGTGGCTGAAGCAGGCCGAGCCCAGTGAAGACGAGCTCCGAGAGAAGGCCGTGGGTCCCGCCAAGCACAGGAAGGCCTCCGAAGCCCCGAAGCCAGCCAAGGGCAAGGAGATCTGGCTGGCCTTCCAGGACGTGGCCTTGCTCCTCAACAAGCTCCTGGCTCAGCTGGAGACCTTCCTCCTGACGCGCAAATGCCCCTTCCCCCACGTGGTCCGGGCGGGCACCATCTTCATCCCCATCCACACGGTGAAGGAGAAGCTCTTCCCCAGCCTCTCGGGCGCGGCGGTGGACCACGTCTTGCAGGGCCACAAGGTGGAGTTGCGTCCCACCACCCTGACCGAGGAGAAGCTGCTGAGAGACTTGAAGCTGAAGAACTGTACCTCCCGGATGCTGAAGCTGCTGGCACTGAAACAGCTGCCGGACATCTACCCAGATCTGCTGAACCTCCACTGGCACGACTGTGTCAGGCGACAGCTGG GTGATGCTGGCCTGGGTATCCTGAACAGCAGCGGCAGCGATTCAGCAGAAGTTGAGGTGAAGGTGACCCAAGTGACCAGATGTATACAGAGCACAAGCCCAGAGTCCTCCAGCCAGGACTTCAGAGGGCAACCGAAGCAAGGCCCAAACTGGGAATCTGCAAGTGACTCTCCATCTGTGCCCCCCACGAGCCCCACACCAGCAAAGCTTCAGGGCTCCCCTTCGCCCTGCACTGAAAAGAATGCCCTACAAAAGGAAGCAACGTCTCTGCCTCAGGAAGACACTTGCCCTGTGGCGCTGAAGGCGAAAGGACACACTGGTTCTAAAAGCCAGCTTTTCCAAGCCCGTAAGCGACCCAGGACCCTCCAGGTAAAACTGAGCAATAAGGTTGCCAGGAATACAAGCACCTCAAAGGTCCTCCGTCTTCAGAAGTCTGTTGTCCACATCAAATTTCAGAATGCCCTTCAAGACATCCAAGGGCCTCCTGTCTGTACCGATGCAGGGAAGAAACGGAAAAAGCTACTCGTGAAGAGCTTCCGGCAACGAAGGCGTGGTGGGAGAAGCTCGGCTTTGAGTCCCAGTCACCCAGAATTGGTTGGCAAGCGGATCAGGCACTTGTATGAGGAGAAGGACAAGACAGAGGCCTGGTACCGGGGGGTGGTGTTGAGGGTTCACAAGCGCCACAAAAACCCTCTGAAGACGGTGTACGAGGTGAAATACGACAGTGAACCCGAGTGGCAATATTACCTTGAGATTCTGCAAGACTACAAGAGAGGCTGGCTGGAAGTGGATGAGTGA